A window of Fragaria vesca subsp. vesca linkage group LG7, FraVesHawaii_1.0, whole genome shotgun sequence contains these coding sequences:
- the LOC101296528 gene encoding UPF0481 protein At3g47200-like yields the protein MTSPMNGASDHVAIKRTETKPFLDEWCIYRVPSKLRNVNKASYTPQLLSIGPFHYGSPELRDMESHKQKYYEKFLRRCSKNEAELKSLVSQHQARILSCYAGTIECRGKFVNMILVDACFIIELFITDSETENHHILRSPWMRKAVETDLILFENQIPYYFLQELYDFAISNAEPNIAEDLTPDPHRFRTLSCKFFKEYNKKKRVLGNGVKLNHFTDLVRLFVCTDKVQGDCVSNQKKCKYDVRKLKAAGVKFTHLAEPFVIESLSTGVSSCRSKLACCLTTKELKLTRFWATYDAESVIRNIMALEQLIYPKKAYICSYFLLLSQLVNTVEDIDLLIKDGVVENLLGSNKSVEKLINSFCVHIVEEISCYSDIYDQLNEHYETSLCNRRMATLKQVYFKDLWTSSATILGLVVLVFSIVGTINSLIYHKR from the coding sequence ATGACTTCACCAATGAATGGAGCAAGTGATCACGTCGCGATCAAGCGCACCGAAACAAAACCATTCTTGGACGAGTGGTGTATCTACAGGGTTCCCAGCAAACTGCGCAACGTAAATAAAGCATCATACACTCCTCAATTACTTTCGATAGGCCCTTTCCACTATGGCAGTCCAGAACTGAGGGACATGGAAAGCCATAAACAGAAGTATTATGAGAAATTTCTCAGACGGTGTTCAAAGAATGAGGCTGAGCTGAAAAGCTTGGTGAGCCAACATCAGGCCAGAATTCTTAGTTGTTATGCAGGTACCATCGAGTGCAGAGGCAAATTCGTGAACATGATTCTAGTTGATGCTTGCTTCATCATTGAACTATTTATAACAGACTCTGAAACAGAAAATCATCACATACTGAGGTCACCTTGGATGAGGAAAGCTGTAGAGACAGACTTGATACTGTTTGAAAATCAGATTCCTTATTATTTTCTTCAAGAGCTTTATGACTTTGCCATTTCCAATGCTGAACCTAACATTGCCGAGGACCTTACACCTGATCCACATCGATTCCGTACTCTTTCTTGTAAGTTTTTTAAAGAATATAACAAGAAGAAAAGAGTTCTCGGCAATGGAGTAAAGCTGAATCATTTCACTGATTTGGTTAGACTATTTGTGTGTACAGACAAAGTACAAGGTGACTGTGTCAGTAACCAAAAGAAGTGTAAATATGATGTGAGAAAGCTCAAGGCAGCAGGAGTAAAGTTTACGCACCTTGCAGAGCCCTTTGTAATAGAGTCTTTGTCAACAGGAGTTAGCAGCTGTAGATCCAAGTTAGCATGTTGTCTTACAACCAAGGAGTTGAAGCTTACACGTTTCTGGGCAACATATGATGCTGAGAGCGTCATAAGAAACATTATGGCCTTGGAACAACTCATCTACCCGAAAAAGGCTTATATTTGCAGCTATTTTTTGCTACTTAGTCAACTTGTCAACACTGTGGAAGACATAGATTTGCTGATTAAGGACGGAGTGGTCGAGAACTTGCTAGGCAGCAACAAATCGGTCGAAAAGCTTATTAACTCATTCTGTGTGCACATTGTGGAGGAAATATCCTGCTATTCGGATATCTATGACCAGCTTAATGAGCACTACGAGACCAGTTTATGCAACCGCCGTATGGCAACCCTGAAACAAGTTTACTTCAAGGATCTTTGGACAAGCAGTGCAACTATACTTGGACTGGTTGTCCTGGTTTTCTCAATTGTTGGTACTATCAATTCGCTCATCTATCACAAGCGTTAA
- the LOC101296818 gene encoding uncharacterized protein LOC101296818 — protein MVEPTDSENEQSKNAPVLFSNEWSIYRVPSQLRNVDEAAYTPQTLSIGPFHHGNPKLRDMEAHKKICYERFRNRTLKTEEELRIFMMDQQKRILDCYAGTFKCDIDFLNVILVDACFIIELFLSNSEQEHHNANYYIMRSPWLRKSVERDLILFENQLPYFLLQELYDFATPIFSDGHSGNGYQSQGHAHNESTRSQQCCFRCFRPGDLQENSIQSEPFQHRFLELACKFFKEYSKGKSVRNRFKPKHFTDLVRHFLCPYKELSWVENYDDPVKIKYNARKLKAAGVKFMPLREPFVIKEDPKLTLINLACSMHKEMKLTRLWAEYEAVGIFRNTMALEQLIYPNNPYICG, from the coding sequence ATGGTGGAACCAACCGATTCTGAGAATGAACAAAGCAAGAATGCGCCCGTATTATTTTCGAACGAATGGTCCATCTACAGGGTTCCCAGCCAACTCCGCAATGTAGATGAAGCAGCGTACACTCCTCAAACACTTTCAATAGGACCTTTCCACCATGGAAATCCAAAATTGAGGGACATGGAGGCTCATAAGAAGATATGCTATGAGAGGTTTCGCAATCGTACTTTGAAGACTGAGGAGGAGCTAAGGATCTTCATGATGGATCAGCAAAAAAGAATTCTAGATTGTTATGCAGGTACCTTTAAATGTGACATCGACTTTTTGAACGTCATCCTAGTTGACGCTTGCTTCATTATTGAACTCTTTTTGAGTAATTCTGAACAAGAACATCATAATGCAAATTACTATATAATGAGATCACCGTGGCTGAGGAAATCTGTGGAGAGGGACCTAATACTGTTTGAAAATCAGCTTCCTTATTTTCTTCTTCAAGAGCTATATGACTTCGCCACACCTATCTTTTCCGATGGCCATTCTGGCAATGGATACCAATCACAAGGACATGCCCATAACGAAAGCACCAGAAGTCAGCAGTGCTGCTTCCGTTGCTTCCGTCCCGGTGATTTGCAAGAGAACTCCATCCAATCTGAACCTTTCCAGCATCGCTTTCTTGAGCTTGCCTGCAAGTTCTTTAAGGAATACAGTAAGGGAAAATCTGTCAGGAATAGATTTAAGCCGAAACACTTCACTGATTTGGTTAGACACTTTCTTTGTCCATACAAGGAACTGTCGTGGGTAGAAAATTATGATGACCCTGTCAAAATTAAATACAATGCAAGAAAGCTGAAGGCTGCAGGAGTGAAGTTTATGCCACTTAGAGAACCTTTTGTTATAAAGGAAGACCCTAAGTTGACGTTAATTAACTTAGCATGTTCAATGCATAAGGAAATGAAGCTTACAAGACTTTGGGCAGAGTATGAGGCAGTAGGCATTTTCCGAAACACCATGGCCTTGGAACAGCTTATATATCCAAACAATCCTTATATTTGCGGGTAA